tgcagaaaaaaaaaagaatcaaaaaAACTATCGTAAGTCATTTTTCCAAGCTCATGTGTTCTTTTAATGAGAAAATCTAATTAGCAGATTTCTGTGGTTGGAGAAGATTCCAAAATAGATATGATGAAAAAGTCCTAACGGAATAAATCAGAATTCGGATTAGGGAATAGAGTACCTACCTGAACAAATTGAACAAATGGAGGTTATCGAAATAAATTGAACTCAGAAGATGACTATTATGGCGCTACGAGTTTGGAAGACAACAATGACGACTGCAAGTTCAAAAGACGACGGCGACGCTGCAAGTTCAACGATGACGCCAGCACTGCGAACTCAGAAGACGACGACGTCGCGAATAGAGAGGGTGTTGTATTGTGCGGTGCTTCCAGCGGTGGTCACATTCGTGGTGGAGGGGGAGAAGTGTAATTTAGTGAGGGTAGTGAGGCTGTGTTAGGGTTAGTGAGGGTAGAGtaatttagtaatatttttaaattagcgACCGATTTAGTCATCAATTAGTTATAACGTTATTATGAAGCGGTCGCTAAATTAGTCGCTAAGTTAAAAATAATGATCGATTTAGTGACCAATTCCTTTAAATTAGTATCTACACTTGGTTGCTAAATCGATCGCTATTTTAACTATTAGCAACCGATTTAGCGACCACCAATTTAGCGATCGAGTTAGCGACCAACCTTTTTCACCTTAATTCTCTATTGGTTGCAAAATCGgtcactaaattaaaaaattgcgACCGATTTTGTGACCAACAATTCCAAATGTTACTTCCTCATTTTGATTGCTAATTCGATCGCTAAGTTAAAAAATAGCGACCAATTTTAGCGACCAACTTTATGttacttataaaaaatttatcgaTTGCTAAATCAATTGCTATTAGTGACCGATTTAGCGACCAACATTTTTCCAGTCCTTGAAATACTATATCAGTCGCTAAATCAGTCGCTATTGACAACTAATTTTTTCGGTCACTAAAATCGATGCTATTCTAAAACTTCCTTATAATGCATCAAATGGTTCAAACCTTCTATTAAACTTAGCTTTCATATAATATGACCCAATATTTCCTTCTGAAATTTGGTTCAATAAATCAAACCCtgaaattttacatttttacaTACTTAGTTGATAACttttgaatcaaacaaaaccttatcatattttaaatcttaaacatttaaattttattattaattataatttaaactgagattcattgtatataaTCTAATTGGcttgttatttttattgtctaaCAATAGTTTAAACCGtcagttaatttttttcaacaatTAAAAACTTTACTCATTTGAACAGTGAATTTAGCAACGGTTTTGGATCGCCGTTAATTATATTTGTCCAAGATGATTAATGCgagcatatttttatttctataattaaaaaagtaaatttatatttcttattaCTATTGATTGATTtcactttataatttaaatagtcAATAATTGTTGGAAATAGTAAAGAAATAAACTAGAGTTTGAGAAttctatataaaataataattgaatatGGAGTAGTGGGAATTTATTAATAACAaagaaatgataaaaaaattaattaattatgaaacaacaattacattttttttataaggaATGTGAAACTACAATGAGCTAAATAAAATATTCcaaatcttaaaatatcttctaaattttattaacacCAGCAAcaaatttgaataaataattgaataaatgaAATCAATAGAATCAAATAATAACGATTTTATCAAAACATATGAAGAAATGACGCTATTTAGTAGTAGATGCTTTCTTAGTGTGAGGGGATCTCATGTCACGGAGTCTCCTCTCGTGTGAAAGTATTTTTGCgaacctgaaaaaaaaaaaaaaactcaaatttgttagtaattaatattatcaaaataaaaaaaaaaatcagtagTTGAATCTTGAATGAGCTTTTACAACCGTATATTTCCacgttataaaaaataattaatttttaaatttattatttaaaaagttatttaaatacataaatttaattacATAACTATGTAAAACTTTTATGATTAgtctattaaaattaaatttttcataaggatgtatttttttttccttcctaatAATTATACCTTTTGAGTGCTTCTTCATTGGTTCCTCCATTTCCAATTGGTTCAATTTTACCATTCTCTAAATTCATCCTAGAAACTGGTTTCTTCAACAAATTTTCACCAATTTGGCAAAGTCTATCCAAATTCTCCTTAGTAGCAATGTCAACTGAAGAATCATTTCCAATCAACGTGTCATCCTGCAATATACATGTTGTTGAAAATATTCAATCACATACTTTATATATTGGTTTAATTATTCCATTGCTAAAAagtcttattttaattgaaattttaaattatttttaattttataattatgtatttttatataaaaaatattaaaattaatgaaatattttttttaaaaaatatgtaattaaaaatctaattaagttACCTTCAAttacgaaaaaaatatttaattaactctaatatttttatattagaaatgatataattataaaattaaaaataaattaaaaaatataagaacctaattgtaaatttagtaaaatcgtaaaaattaacagaataattaaattttatagctAAATGGAAATCAACCATATCAGAACTTGATTgagaaaaaatatcaattaaaggAATGGAGCCACTATGAGTTAGCCAATCTAATAAACCCCATTTAGCTGTCATTTTTGCAtccattttttcttcatttttggcTGTCCCAGTCCCTATTGAAATTATTAGGAACCGACTATAGTCTGAAGGCTTTATTGGAAAGAAATCAGCATTCTGGTTGATTATTTGCTTTGTTACTTGATTCATAGCAACTAGAgtctacattaaaaaaaaattgagagaaaattaattttcgtaattaatatttttatatattatcagcataaaaaaatttacataaataactaattgtgtattatattatcacattaacaaaaataatcaatttttaatttcactATTTAAAAGATCATCTAATATATAAATCTAATTAGATAactgtataattttttttacaaaatcagtatattaaaattaaactctaataataataatatatataccgGATTATTGGCACAAACACCACCATCAATGAGGTTGAATTCATGCACATTTCCTTTTGGAACTTTGTTGGTGAATTGGTGAGCAGGGAGATAGGTTGGTGCAGCTGATGTGCCAATGCATATGTCTGATAATTTTGCATCCAAACAAGGCGAATTCTTAATCtgcatcaataataataatttttcagATCTTGTTATGGTTTATTAATTTGAGATATAGTTTAATTTTGGGTcatggaaaaataataattaactttttCTATGTATATAGTAAACCCTACCTAATtcctttattattaattaatattcagCGGAATCATTAATGTAATTATACCCAAATTGAAATAGCAACcctagttattattttattcatttgtGTTTGATGTGTAATATTATATAGTTATTAATTGTATCTCTCGCATgttcacaaaaaataaaattaaaataaatattaaatagccaacataaaattatttataactaagtcataaaatcattttttctaaaagtttaaacaaataaaaagaataacataaatatttatatctttaatatattttttaagtaattaaaaatttattttagattttactttattttttataaagactttttttctttttatttatctgatgttattttctttttttttggatttattaaggataaaattttatatatttcgaacataaaattttaacacCATATCatcgaaattatttttttccaaaagtttaaactaacaaaagaaagtaacataaataattatatctcttacaagttaattatttttattaatataaactttttttcttaattaattactaataccGCTGCtgccaaaaaaattattgttaattatttttggaCGAAGAACAAGATTGTCTTTAAGCTACAGATAATGAtacttagtatcattagtggaaACAAAGTCATTCTTATCTTTATCACATTatactatatattatatgtcAATAATTATTCAGTTGAGATGTTGATGTCATTTCATCACGAGATTCGTATTATTATTAGTCAACAACAAAAAATCTACTTTATTCAAGGAATAATagtaaaagaacaaaaattatatatatataatatatagcaGCCATGCATGAAAGTTGGATGAAGATTCATTTTCAACACTGAAGACCAAATAGAGAGACTTATAGATCCAAAaagtaagagagagaagagaatgaAACCTGGTAAGATGAGAAAATAGTTGGTTGCAAAGTTTTGATGTCAAAGGTGGGAATAACAACATTGGTGATGGTCTCATGCAAACGAATGTTTCCAAGTTTCTCTTTAACCACTCCATGCAAATATTTTCCATCATATTTTGGTCCTCCTAATTGTCTTATTACCTTTGCCATTAATGTTCCACGGAGTCCTCTATAAATAACATTCAACCCCAAAAGCTTAGTTATTAAACTTGGCATAGTAATTGACTAAGTCAAAATATTAGGTTATTAGGTCaatcatatatataaactattaattaaacttttctaatttaatttcaacAAGCATGTATCTTGATAGGTGAAAACTcagtgaagttgatagttgagagtcgttagatgaaatcagtcaaatcatctaacagcTCTTAGTTATCAACTTAACGtcaagtcgactgcacctgagttttcaccatcTAGATAATATTGGATTGATTTTTATAGTtctttatcatataaaaataaaagattcgATGACAAAAAAGATTCCGACTAATAATTGGTTTTTTTCGgaaaattattgaagaaaatatatttttagagtttaattttgatgcattgaATAAAACGTTTTTACACAATCATGCAATCACATCCGTTCTTTTGaatgaagaaaaatatgaaaaatagttatttttgctGATGTGTCATTACGTAATTAGATGCACGTATAAAAGAgtacattaaattaaattctttttagaATATAGAAATACAATATAATTTAAACTATTGGATAGAAACATTAATGTCAATTACTTACCTAGGTTGTGGAAAAATATTTGGGCAGTGTTCCATGTAAAAGGGTTTGATATCCTTAGCGGCAAAAAGTGGACGGTTATGTTTATCTGGAGCAGTTAACATAGCAGTTACAAGACCTCCAGTGCTTGTTCCTGATATCACATCAAAATAATCTGCAAGCCTCACATCTTCACCATCCAACTCCTACATATATGCAA
This portion of the Arachis duranensis cultivar V14167 chromosome 6, aradu.V14167.gnm2.J7QH, whole genome shotgun sequence genome encodes:
- the LOC107495710 gene encoding patatin-like protein 2, with protein sequence MTSIISSMERSKSSIDQIQPPTYGNLITILSIDGGGIRGLIPATILNFLESQLQELDGEDVRLADYFDVISGTSTGGLVTAMLTAPDKHNRPLFAAKDIKPFYMEHCPNIFPQPRGLRGTLMAKVIRQLGGPKYDGKYLHGVVKEKLGNIRLHETITNVVIPTFDIKTLQPTIFSSYQIKNSPCLDAKLSDICIGTSAAPTYLPAHQFTNKVPKGNVHEFNLIDGGVCANNPTLVAMNQVTKQIINQNADFFPIKPSDYSRFLIISIGTGTAKNEEKMDAKMTAKWGLLDWLTHSGSIPLIDIFSQSSSDMVDFHLAIKFNYSVNFYELQDDTLIGNDSSVDIATKENLDRLCQIGENLLKKPVSRMNLENGKIEPIGNGGTNEEALKRFAKILSHERRLRDMRSPHTKKASTTK